A genomic region of Janthinobacterium lividum contains the following coding sequences:
- a CDS encoding TonB-dependent receptor: MKQLMATGTRTSRQNTRLTLKATVAALAGAGLLSSASVWAQQAPAVDTPVEETAPAAAPAADNAGIAVVAVTGVRRAAQSAQTIKKNNDQVVDSIVADEIGKFPDKNVAEILGRVTGVQIRREGGEAGTVIIRGLPGVVTLLNGREMFTSVGRSLYLADIPTAMLQRVDVYKSQGADMVEGGTAGVIDVRTNRPFDFKGFTTSGNVRAEHRDKSGSTDPNVSGMVSNRWKTPYGEFGALLGLSYQRGKYYDETIWNAEPVKRPEAGNITGPDSVGMIPTVGDRKRYAANAAFQWRPNSQVEVYAEGMSTLIKHAFDSQFFVGSLPWGQNPDITLIPGTNQAATVGKIDGPWSPFTLGSTQARRDRSIGSQGAIGARWDITPQLRATTELARTVSNFEREFPILDFLAHPTSVIGSTNVHGGAQISYPGYNMTDPKNYTLLGFYDNHSHDEGSSTDWRGDVTYDMDSTGFFREFSGGVRLAKRKAESIREKNVQGGLTSIMTADALPGLACTSHKNTGNFGLQSWLTPCRDFMLNNTDTLRQLFTGSSERSPDDPMTHFKDVEKTNAVYGKARIGFDLAQVPVDGTLGVRVVQTKQDLQGNSSQNGIITPVRVKTSDTDVLPSMTLKAMLRQDLIARMTAGKAVQRPNFADFNPGVTLGQSLEMVRPTGNGGNPDLKPVEGKNLDVALEWYFAQTGSVTATVFRHNFKNYILSGSAKETYGGIEYDITRPRNTSKGHLQGVEMAYQQFYDKLPGWMSGLGLQANATYMTGELEELNGSVHPFTGMSKWSANIVGLYEQGPWSARLAYSWRDKYVDDYNYRGKGIHLTVAPTKTLDASVSYKLNPNTTVTLDANNLLDSTYRDYHDTPDYVRDVRRYDKVVGLSVRWSY; encoded by the coding sequence ATGAAGCAATTGATGGCAACGGGCACCCGCACGTCCCGACAAAACACACGGTTGACCTTGAAGGCCACGGTGGCCGCCCTGGCCGGCGCCGGCCTGCTGAGCAGCGCTTCCGTCTGGGCGCAACAGGCACCCGCCGTGGACACGCCGGTGGAAGAAACGGCACCGGCAGCAGCACCGGCGGCCGACAATGCCGGCATCGCCGTCGTCGCCGTCACTGGCGTGCGTCGTGCTGCGCAAAGCGCGCAGACGATCAAGAAAAACAACGACCAGGTGGTCGATTCCATCGTCGCCGATGAAATCGGCAAATTCCCCGACAAGAACGTGGCCGAAATCCTCGGCCGCGTGACGGGCGTGCAGATCCGCCGCGAAGGCGGCGAAGCGGGTACCGTCATCATCCGCGGCTTGCCCGGCGTGGTGACCTTGCTCAACGGCCGCGAAATGTTCACCTCCGTGGGCCGCAGCCTGTACCTGGCCGACATCCCGACGGCCATGCTGCAGCGCGTGGACGTGTACAAATCGCAGGGCGCCGACATGGTCGAAGGCGGCACGGCCGGCGTGATCGACGTGCGCACCAACCGCCCCTTCGACTTCAAGGGCTTTACGACATCGGGCAACGTGCGCGCCGAGCACCGCGACAAATCCGGTTCGACGGACCCGAACGTCAGCGGCATGGTCTCGAACCGCTGGAAGACCCCATACGGCGAATTCGGCGCCCTGCTCGGCCTGTCCTACCAGCGCGGCAAATACTATGACGAGACGATCTGGAATGCCGAACCCGTCAAGCGCCCCGAAGCGGGCAATATCACGGGGCCCGATTCCGTCGGCATGATCCCGACCGTGGGCGACCGCAAGCGCTATGCGGCGAATGCCGCCTTCCAGTGGCGCCCGAACTCGCAGGTGGAAGTGTATGCGGAAGGCATGTCGACCCTGATCAAGCACGCGTTCGACAGCCAATTCTTCGTCGGTTCCCTGCCGTGGGGCCAGAACCCGGACATCACCCTGATCCCCGGCACCAATCAGGCGGCCACGGTGGGCAAGATCGACGGCCCATGGTCGCCGTTTACGCTGGGCTCGACCCAGGCGCGGCGCGACCGCTCGATCGGTTCGCAAGGCGCCATCGGCGCGCGCTGGGACATCACGCCGCAGCTGCGCGCCACCACGGAACTGGCGCGCACGGTCAGCAACTTCGAGCGCGAATTTCCCATCCTCGACTTTCTCGCCCATCCGACCAGCGTGATCGGCAGCACCAACGTCCACGGCGGCGCGCAGATCAGCTACCCCGGCTACAACATGACGGATCCGAAGAACTACACCCTGCTCGGCTTCTACGACAATCACAGCCACGACGAAGGCAGCTCGACCGACTGGCGCGGCGACGTTACCTACGACATGGACAGCACGGGCTTCTTCCGCGAATTCTCGGGCGGCGTGCGCCTGGCCAAGCGCAAGGCGGAGTCGATACGCGAAAAGAACGTGCAAGGCGGACTGACGTCGATCATGACTGCCGACGCCCTGCCCGGCCTGGCCTGCACTTCGCACAAGAACACGGGCAATTTCGGCCTGCAAAGCTGGCTCACGCCATGCCGCGACTTCATGCTTAACAACACGGATACCTTGCGCCAGCTGTTTACGGGCAGCAGCGAGCGCAGCCCGGACGATCCGATGACCCACTTCAAGGACGTGGAAAAAACCAATGCCGTCTACGGCAAGGCGCGCATCGGCTTTGACCTGGCGCAAGTACCGGTCGATGGCACCCTGGGCGTGCGCGTAGTGCAGACCAAGCAGGACTTGCAAGGCAATTCCTCGCAAAACGGCATCATCACGCCCGTACGCGTGAAGACTTCGGATACGGACGTGCTGCCCAGCATGACCCTGAAAGCCATGCTGCGCCAGGACCTGATCGCCCGCATGACGGCAGGCAAGGCCGTGCAGCGCCCGAACTTCGCCGACTTCAACCCCGGCGTGACCCTGGGCCAGAGCCTGGAGATGGTGCGCCCGACGGGCAACGGCGGCAATCCCGACCTCAAACCCGTGGAAGGCAAGAACCTCGACGTGGCGCTGGAATGGTATTTCGCGCAAACGGGTTCCGTCACGGCCACCGTGTTCCGCCACAACTTCAAGAATTACATCCTGTCCGGTTCGGCAAAGGAAACGTATGGCGGCATCGAGTACGACATCACGCGTCCGCGCAACACCTCGAAGGGCCATCTGCAAGGCGTGGAAATGGCTTACCAGCAGTTCTACGACAAACTGCCCGGCTGGATGAGCGGCCTCGGCCTGCAAGCGAACGCCACCTACATGACGGGCGAGCTGGAAGAATTGAATGGCAGCGTGCATCCGTTCACGGGCATGTCGAAATGGTCGGCCAATATCGTCGGCCTGTACGAACAGGGACCGTGGTCGGCGCGCCTGGCCTACAGCTGGCGCGACAAGTACGTCGACGACTACAACTACCGCGGCAAGGGCATCCACCTGACCGTCGCGCCAACCAAGACCCTGGACGCGTCGGTCTCGTACAAGCTCAACCCGAACACCACGGTGACGCTGGACGCGAACAACCTGCTCGACTCGACCTACCGCGACTACCACGACACGCCGGACTATGTGCGCGATGTGCGGCGCTATGACAAGGTCGTGGGACTCTCCGTCCGCTGGAGCTACTAG
- a CDS encoding MurR/RpiR family transcriptional regulator, translating to MQAATPHDSYAALMDLIKARHAELSPQFQAGARYLADHPDEVAVSSMRSIAARAQVQSAALVRLAQQLGFAGWPELKAIFVERLRTAPAGYAAKADALADKDGNLVTEVFTVQQRNLAATESANHAALDAAANLLQAAPRVHVAGFRAAHPIAYTLHYLYRLLRPSVQLLSGQGGTLEMDLRALQANEAVVVVSFAPYSSEALLVAQTARQAGCQLVAISDSPLSPLALQADASIVIAVDSPSFFPSIVAGVAAVESLVELLVARAGPDAVTAIGAAESQLRALGAYAKTSNDAN from the coding sequence ATGCAGGCAGCGACACCCCACGACTCCTATGCGGCACTGATGGACCTGATCAAGGCGCGCCATGCGGAACTGAGCCCGCAATTCCAGGCCGGCGCCCGCTACCTGGCCGACCATCCGGACGAAGTGGCCGTCTCATCGATGCGCAGCATCGCCGCGCGCGCGCAGGTGCAGTCGGCCGCCCTCGTGCGCCTGGCGCAACAGCTGGGCTTTGCAGGCTGGCCGGAACTCAAAGCCATCTTCGTCGAGCGCCTGCGCACCGCACCGGCCGGCTATGCGGCAAAGGCAGATGCGCTGGCCGACAAGGACGGGAACCTGGTCACCGAAGTGTTCACGGTGCAGCAGCGCAACCTGGCCGCCACGGAAAGTGCCAACCACGCCGCCCTGGATGCGGCCGCCAACCTGCTGCAGGCGGCGCCCCGCGTGCATGTGGCCGGCTTTCGCGCCGCCCACCCCATCGCCTACACCCTGCACTACCTGTACCGCTTGCTGCGCCCCAGCGTGCAGCTGCTGAGCGGCCAGGGCGGCACCCTGGAAATGGACTTGCGCGCCCTGCAGGCAAACGAAGCCGTCGTCGTCGTCAGCTTCGCGCCCTATTCCAGCGAAGCGCTGCTGGTGGCGCAGACGGCGCGCCAGGCCGGCTGCCAGCTGGTCGCCATCAGCGACAGCCCCCTGTCGCCGCTGGCCCTGCAAGCCGATGCCAGCATCGTCATCGCCGTCGACAGCCCCTCGTTCTTCCCCTCCATCGTGGCCGGCGTCGCGGCGGTCGAAAGCCTGGTGGAACTGCTGGTGGCGCGCGCGGGGCCCGACGCCGTCACCGCCATCGGCGCGGCGGAAAGCCAGCTGCGGGCGCTGGGCGCCTACGCAAAAACATCAAACGATGCAAATTAA
- a CDS encoding aspartate aminotransferase family protein, which translates to MSHVFHRSLTASYPVATGGDGPYLIDADGKRYLDACGGAAVSCLGHADAAVIAAVQQQVARMAYAHSSFFTSKPMEQLADFLVARAPAGIDSVYFVSGGSEAVESALKMARQYFVERGQPQRRHVIARRQSYHGNTLGALATGGNAWRRQQFEPLLIDVTHVSPCYAWRDQPAHETDGDYVARLGQELEDTIAELGADKVMAFIAEPVVGATAGALPAVAGYFQRMRDICQRHGILLILDEVMCGMGRTGSLFACEQEGITADLICIAKGLGAGYQPIGAVMVSKDIRDTIRAGTGFFQHGHTYIGHATACAAALAVQRQIEERGLLLNVRAMGGLLQERLLARFDGHAHVGDIRGRGLFLGLELVQDRASKQPFDPARRLHARIKAQAMHNGLMCYPMGGTIDGLHGDHILLAPPYIIDASHVDEIVDKLGTAINACVG; encoded by the coding sequence ATGAGCCATGTCTTCCACCGCAGCTTGACCGCCAGCTATCCCGTCGCCACGGGCGGCGATGGTCCCTACCTGATCGACGCCGACGGCAAGCGCTACCTGGACGCCTGCGGCGGCGCGGCCGTCTCCTGTCTCGGTCATGCGGATGCGGCCGTGATCGCGGCAGTGCAGCAGCAGGTTGCCAGGATGGCGTACGCGCACAGCTCGTTTTTCACCAGCAAGCCGATGGAGCAGCTGGCCGATTTCCTCGTCGCCCGTGCGCCTGCCGGCATCGACAGCGTGTATTTCGTCTCGGGAGGTTCGGAAGCGGTGGAAAGCGCGCTCAAGATGGCGCGCCAGTATTTCGTGGAACGGGGCCAGCCGCAGCGCCGCCACGTCATCGCGCGCCGCCAGAGTTACCACGGCAACACCCTGGGCGCACTGGCCACGGGCGGCAACGCCTGGCGCCGCCAGCAATTCGAACCGCTGCTGATCGACGTGACGCATGTGTCGCCCTGCTACGCCTGGCGCGACCAGCCAGCCCATGAAACGGACGGCGACTACGTGGCGCGCCTGGGCCAGGAACTGGAAGACACTATCGCCGAGCTGGGCGCGGACAAGGTCATGGCCTTCATCGCCGAACCCGTCGTCGGCGCCACGGCCGGCGCCCTGCCCGCCGTCGCCGGTTACTTCCAGCGCATGCGCGACATTTGCCAGCGCCATGGCATCCTGCTGATCCTCGACGAAGTCATGTGCGGCATGGGCCGCACGGGCAGCCTGTTCGCCTGCGAGCAGGAAGGCATCACGGCAGACCTGATCTGCATCGCCAAGGGCCTGGGCGCCGGCTACCAGCCCATCGGCGCCGTGATGGTCTCCAAAGACATCCGCGACACCATCCGCGCCGGCACGGGATTCTTCCAGCACGGCCACACGTATATCGGCCACGCCACGGCCTGCGCCGCCGCCCTGGCCGTGCAGCGGCAGATCGAGGAACGCGGTCTGCTGCTCAACGTGCGCGCCATGGGCGGCTTGCTGCAAGAGCGGCTGCTTGCGCGTTTCGATGGCCATGCGCACGTGGGCGACATCCGCGGCCGCGGCCTGTTCCTGGGCCTGGAACTGGTGCAGGACCGTGCCAGCAAACAGCCTTTCGACCCTGCCCGCCGCCTGCATGCGCGCATCAAGGCGCAAGCCATGCACAACGGACTGATGTGCTACCCCATGGGCGGCACCATCGACGGCCTGCACGGCGACCACATCCTGCTGGCGCCGCCCTATATCATCGACGCCAGCCACGTCGATGAAATCGTCGACAAGCTGGGCACGGCCATCAATGCTTGCGTGGGGTAG
- a CDS encoding serine/threonine-protein kinase, translated as MELLDSLRQPPLQDDTISGHYEVRRLLGEGGFGHVFEAWDAKLCRSVALKRLKPQADVLHPEKLINEARLAASLKHAAFVRIFAIEGQGTSQSIVMELVEGQTLGQFMHSGKADLQAALDIAYQIADAMDEAHAMDLVHGDLKPSNLMLEANGKVRILDFGLARHIDPQATQTTTLCDLQGTIAYMAPERLMGRLPDTRGDVYALGAMLYEMLAGQRHFAHLNGLALAAAHMQATEAWPDLPDSVPPAINALVRAMTAHDPAERPRTMRAVREALGAQRGEPLTLAAPLADEPPAKEEPPASVSIRLPLPRKRTLKWGAGVALLAVLAGWQLPNIIPAVKSFVTGEKAPAPYSEMASMAAGMEALRVFDRDTNQQLAIQEFTKVLTHTPNHSAAAAGLSLASGLRYIGNGRDPTWLQRADISAKLALAADNQLALAHVAQAWVLEFQGKRAEAMQLANAALNLEPNNVMALYGKVRLLIHAQRFEQAQALLEHAIATYPQERLFISQLGAMYYKQANYMAAEHAFRKSIKMDPQTPGSYAQLNAVLLRQNRPDEALQVLQQGLQVRPDWELYTNLGTSLFAKGDYSGAVQAFENAVSDNKGNPGNYWLWANLADAQRWVPAQAKASQRSYERAIELLTPLLKRLPHDPTFNSRMALYCAYANIKQSALAHVKQAVTLAPEAPDIHFRAALTYELIGNRAEAFTALTQAIKRGYPINLIESTPDLLNLRRDTRYQQLLDIERNDKK; from the coding sequence ATGGAACTGCTCGACTCCCTGCGTCAGCCCCCACTGCAAGACGACACGATCAGCGGGCACTATGAAGTGCGCCGCTTGCTGGGCGAAGGCGGTTTCGGCCATGTATTCGAAGCCTGGGATGCCAAGCTGTGCCGCAGCGTGGCGCTGAAACGCCTGAAACCGCAAGCCGACGTGCTGCATCCGGAAAAACTCATCAATGAAGCACGCCTGGCCGCCTCGCTCAAGCATGCCGCTTTCGTGCGCATTTTCGCCATCGAAGGCCAGGGCACGAGCCAGTCCATCGTGATGGAACTGGTCGAAGGCCAGACCTTGGGCCAGTTCATGCACAGCGGCAAGGCTGACCTGCAAGCCGCGCTCGACATCGCCTACCAGATCGCCGACGCCATGGACGAGGCGCACGCCATGGACCTCGTGCACGGCGATCTGAAACCGTCGAACCTGATGCTGGAGGCAAACGGCAAGGTGCGCATCCTCGACTTCGGCCTGGCCCGCCACATCGACCCGCAAGCAACGCAAACGACCACCCTGTGCGACTTGCAGGGCACGATCGCCTACATGGCGCCCGAGCGCCTGATGGGCCGCCTGCCCGACACGCGCGGCGACGTGTATGCCTTGGGCGCCATGCTGTACGAAATGCTGGCCGGCCAGCGCCACTTCGCCCACCTGAACGGCCTGGCCCTGGCCGCCGCCCACATGCAGGCGACGGAAGCCTGGCCCGACCTGCCCGACTCCGTCCCACCCGCCATCAACGCCCTCGTGCGCGCGATGACGGCGCACGACCCGGCGGAACGGCCACGCACCATGCGCGCCGTGCGCGAGGCGCTAGGCGCGCAGCGCGGCGAACCGCTCACCTTGGCTGCGCCCTTGGCCGACGAGCCGCCTGCGAAGGAAGAACCGCCCGCCAGCGTCTCCATCCGCCTGCCCCTGCCCCGCAAGCGCACCCTGAAATGGGGCGCGGGCGTGGCACTGCTGGCCGTGCTGGCAGGATGGCAGTTGCCCAATATCATTCCTGCCGTCAAATCGTTCGTCACAGGTGAAAAGGCGCCTGCGCCGTATTCGGAAATGGCCAGCATGGCGGCGGGGATGGAGGCGTTGCGGGTGTTTGATCGAGACACCAACCAGCAACTAGCCATCCAGGAATTTACCAAGGTTCTGACACATACTCCAAACCATTCAGCGGCGGCCGCCGGTTTGTCGCTGGCATCCGGCCTGCGCTACATCGGCAATGGCCGCGATCCCACCTGGCTGCAGCGTGCAGATATCAGTGCCAAATTGGCATTAGCAGCGGACAATCAACTTGCACTCGCCCATGTGGCGCAAGCCTGGGTCCTGGAATTTCAAGGAAAACGCGCCGAAGCCATGCAACTGGCCAACGCGGCCCTGAACCTGGAACCCAACAATGTCATGGCGCTGTATGGGAAAGTGCGCCTGTTGATCCATGCACAAAGATTTGAGCAAGCACAGGCTTTGTTGGAACATGCCATTGCGACCTATCCACAGGAGCGTCTCTTCATATCTCAGCTTGGCGCCATGTACTACAAGCAGGCTAACTATATGGCTGCCGAGCATGCTTTTCGCAAAAGCATCAAAATGGATCCGCAAACGCCCGGCTCCTATGCCCAGCTGAACGCCGTCCTGCTACGCCAGAATCGTCCAGATGAAGCATTGCAAGTATTGCAGCAGGGATTGCAGGTACGTCCTGACTGGGAGCTATACACTAATTTGGGGACATCGCTATTTGCCAAGGGCGACTATTCGGGTGCCGTCCAGGCATTCGAGAATGCCGTTTCCGACAATAAGGGAAATCCCGGTAACTATTGGCTGTGGGCAAATCTGGCCGATGCCCAGCGCTGGGTGCCGGCCCAGGCGAAAGCATCGCAGCGCTCCTACGAACGGGCCATCGAACTATTGACGCCGCTGCTGAAACGCCTGCCCCATGATCCCACATTCAACTCCAGGATGGCATTGTATTGCGCTTACGCAAATATCAAACAGTCAGCCCTAGCTCATGTGAAACAGGCTGTCACGCTGGCGCCCGAGGCGCCCGATATCCATTTTCGCGCCGCCTTGACCTATGAACTCATAGGAAATCGAGCTGAAGCATTCACCGCCCTGACGCAGGCGATCAAGCGTGGCTACCCTATCAATCTGATCGAATCCACACCCGATCTGTTGAATCTTCGGCGAGATACTCGCTACCAGCAATTACTTGATATAGAAAGAAACGATAAAAAATGA
- the mutS gene encoding DNA mismatch repair protein MutS, with protein MTTVPKEINAAAAKKNSAEKLTPMMQQYLGIKENHPTMLVFYRMGDFYELFFEDAEKASRLLGITLTARGVASGNPIKMCGVPFHSLDGYLAKLVKLGESVAICEQIGDPATSKGPVERKVMRVVTPGTLTDADLLPEKAERPLLAMCSITQRKTVTTGLAWLSLASGALKLMEFSGDSSTVAVRLQQELERIVPAEILSGDNGNLFDDYAGTHINRVPDWHFDVVGGHKALLDQLGVATLTGFGADGLGAAFGAAGALLRYAQSTQGRGLQHVRSLTTETESEFIGLDAATRRNLELTETIRGQESPTLFSLLDHCRTAMGSRMLRHWLHHARRDQNVARARHEAIAALAQSEAAGPLAATLAQVPDIERITTRIALLSARPRDLAALRDGLLQLPALRGDVVRCYRGEQCGQGGETGLLAAIHKALATPTACLDLLVRAVAQEPAAMVRDGGVFATGFDAELDELRALSENAGQFLLDLETRERARTGIANLRVEYNKVHGFYIEVTHGQTDKVPDDYRRRQTLKNAERYITPELKVFEDKALSAQDKALVREKLLYDLLLADLAPHIGTLQTISQGLAQLDTLNALTEHAQQHNWAAPQLVEEPCINIVEGRHPVVEKQIERFIANDCRFVNERRLLLITGPNMGGKSTFMRQVALITLLAYVGSYVPAASATIGPIDRIFTRIGATDDLAGGRSTFMVEMTESAAILNGATEHSLVLMDEVGRGTSTFDGLALAWAIARHLIDTSRSFTLFATHYFELTQLPDSHPSAANVHLSAVEHKDSIVFLHAVQAGPASQSYGLQVAQLAGVPQPVIKAARKHLARLEAQALDATPQRDLFAAPAADPYAQEEEEEAAAPLAALNAAQQALLDAIADLDPDALTPRDALEQLYQLKRLAAA; from the coding sequence ATGACCACCGTCCCAAAAGAAATCAACGCCGCCGCGGCAAAGAAAAATTCGGCTGAAAAGCTTACTCCAATGATGCAGCAATATCTGGGCATCAAGGAAAACCACCCGACGATGTTGGTTTTCTACCGCATGGGCGATTTCTACGAGCTGTTTTTCGAGGATGCGGAGAAAGCGTCGCGCCTGCTGGGCATTACCCTGACGGCGCGCGGCGTGGCCAGTGGCAACCCCATCAAGATGTGCGGCGTGCCGTTTCATTCGCTGGACGGCTACCTGGCCAAGCTGGTCAAGCTGGGCGAGTCGGTGGCCATTTGCGAGCAGATCGGCGACCCGGCCACCAGCAAGGGTCCCGTCGAACGCAAGGTCATGCGCGTCGTCACGCCCGGTACCCTGACGGATGCGGACTTGCTGCCAGAGAAGGCCGAGCGCCCGCTGCTGGCCATGTGCAGCATCACGCAGCGCAAGACGGTCACCACTGGCCTGGCCTGGCTGTCGCTGGCGAGCGGCGCTTTGAAGTTGATGGAGTTTTCCGGCGACAGCAGCACCGTGGCCGTGCGATTGCAGCAGGAACTGGAACGCATCGTGCCGGCCGAAATCTTGAGCGGCGACAACGGCAACCTGTTCGACGACTACGCGGGCACGCACATCAACCGCGTGCCGGACTGGCATTTCGACGTGGTGGGCGGCCACAAGGCCCTGCTCGACCAGCTGGGCGTGGCGACACTGACGGGCTTTGGCGCCGATGGCCTCGGCGCCGCATTTGGCGCGGCCGGCGCGCTGCTGCGCTATGCGCAGTCGACGCAGGGACGCGGCTTGCAGCACGTGCGCTCCCTGACGACGGAAACGGAAAGCGAATTCATCGGACTGGACGCGGCCACGCGCCGCAACCTGGAACTGACGGAAACCATCCGCGGCCAGGAATCGCCGACCTTGTTCTCGCTGCTCGACCATTGCCGCACGGCCATGGGTTCGCGCATGCTACGCCACTGGTTGCACCATGCGCGGCGCGACCAGAACGTGGCCCGCGCGCGCCATGAAGCCATCGCCGCACTGGCGCAAAGCGAAGCGGCCGGTCCGCTCGCTGCCACCCTGGCGCAAGTACCCGATATCGAACGCATCACCACGCGCATCGCGCTGCTGTCGGCGCGTCCGCGCGACCTGGCCGCCCTGCGCGACGGCTTGCTGCAACTGCCGGCCCTGCGCGGCGACGTGGTCCGTTGCTATAGGGGTGAACAATGCGGCCAGGGCGGCGAAACCGGTTTGCTGGCCGCCATCCATAAGGCCTTGGCCACGCCAACCGCCTGCCTGGACTTGCTGGTGCGCGCCGTGGCGCAGGAGCCGGCCGCGATGGTGCGCGACGGCGGCGTCTTCGCCACCGGTTTCGACGCCGAACTCGACGAATTGCGCGCACTGTCGGAAAACGCGGGCCAGTTCCTGCTCGACCTGGAAACGCGCGAACGGGCACGCACGGGCATCGCCAACCTGCGTGTCGAATACAACAAGGTGCACGGCTTCTACATCGAAGTCACGCATGGCCAGACGGACAAGGTGCCGGACGACTACCGCCGCCGCCAGACCCTGAAAAACGCCGAGCGCTACATCACGCCGGAGCTCAAGGTGTTCGAAGACAAGGCCCTGTCGGCGCAAGACAAGGCCCTGGTGCGCGAAAAGCTGCTGTACGACCTGCTGCTGGCAGACCTGGCGCCGCACATTGGGACTTTGCAGACGATTTCGCAAGGCCTGGCCCAGCTCGACACCCTGAATGCGCTGACGGAACATGCGCAGCAACACAACTGGGCCGCGCCGCAACTGGTCGAGGAACCGTGCATCAACATCGTCGAAGGCCGCCACCCCGTGGTGGAAAAGCAGATCGAACGCTTCATCGCCAACGATTGCCGCTTCGTCAACGAGCGCCGTTTGCTGCTGATTACCGGTCCGAACATGGGCGGTAAATCGACCTTCATGCGCCAGGTGGCCCTGATCACCCTGCTGGCCTACGTGGGCAGCTACGTGCCGGCCGCTTCCGCCACCATCGGCCCCATCGACCGCATCTTCACGCGTATCGGTGCCACCGACGACCTGGCGGGCGGACGCTCGACCTTCATGGTGGAAATGACGGAATCGGCGGCGATTTTGAACGGCGCCACCGAGCACTCGCTGGTGCTGATGGATGAAGTGGGCCGCGGCACCTCGACCTTCGACGGCCTGGCCCTGGCCTGGGCCATCGCGCGCCATCTGATCGATACGAGCCGCAGCTTCACCCTGTTCGCGACGCATTACTTTGAGCTGACGCAACTGCCGGACAGCCACCCGAGCGCCGCCAACGTGCATCTGTCTGCCGTCGAGCACAAGGACAGCATCGTCTTCCTGCACGCCGTGCAAGCCGGTCCCGCCTCGCAAAGCTATGGCTTGCAGGTGGCGCAACTGGCTGGCGTGCCGCAGCCCGTGATCAAGGCGGCGCGCAAGCACCTGGCGCGCCTGGAAGCGCAGGCGCTCGACGCCACGCCGCAGCGCGACCTGTTCGCCGCACCGGCAGCCGATCCGTATGCACAGGAGGAAGAAGAGGAAGCGGCGGCGCCGCTGGCGGCGCTGAACGCGGCGCAACAAGCCTTGCTCGATGCCATCGCTGACCTCGATCCCGATGCGCTCACGCCGCGCGACGCGCTGGAACAGCTGTACCAGCTGAAACGGCTGGCCGCCGCATGA
- a CDS encoding FKBP-type peptidyl-prolyl cis-trans isomerase, translating to MKIAKNTVVTVNYKLSDAQDNLIEDGRQPMVYLHGDYENTLPKIEEELDGKEVGYSNTIQIEPDDAFGEYDPALVKVEPRNRLPEPLEVGMQFEGMPESDSPDEEAMIFTVTDIADDKVVLDGNHPLAGIALRFSLTVADVRAATDEEIAHGHVHGAHGHDHGDEDDEGEEGDHFRTHPIH from the coding sequence ATGAAGATTGCCAAAAATACGGTCGTGACTGTCAACTACAAACTGTCAGACGCGCAAGACAATCTGATCGAAGACGGCCGTCAGCCTATGGTCTACCTGCACGGTGATTATGAAAACACCCTGCCTAAGATCGAAGAAGAGCTCGACGGCAAGGAAGTTGGCTATTCCAACACGATCCAGATCGAACCGGATGATGCTTTCGGTGAATACGATCCAGCCCTGGTGAAGGTCGAGCCGCGCAATCGCCTGCCTGAGCCGCTGGAAGTGGGCATGCAGTTCGAAGGCATGCCGGAAAGCGATTCGCCGGACGAAGAAGCGATGATCTTCACGGTCACCGATATCGCCGACGACAAGGTCGTGCTGGACGGTAATCATCCACTGGCCGGCATCGCGCTGCGCTTCTCGCTGACCGTCGCTGACGTGCGCGCAGCCACCGACGAAGAAATCGCCCATGGCCACGTGCATGGCGCACACGGCCATGACCATGGCGATGAAGATGATGAAGGCGAAGAGGGCGATCACTTCCGTACCCACCCTATTCATTAA